The DNA segment AGTCAGAGCCGCTCGTACACCCTCTTTtgtctcgctctcgctcatATCTCTCCCTGGTACAACAACACTAGGCCCATATAATCGGAATAGTAAACAACACATaatcgaagaagagtctCTCAACGGTTCGACAATGTTCAACCGACTCTTCATACTCACGCTAGGTCTGTTGGCCTCGGTCGAAGCccatcctcaacatcgACGACACAACGCCAATGAGATCGAAAGACGGGCGACCACCCCTACCATCGCTGGTTGGAACTATGTCGGGTGTGTCACCGATGGTGGCGCGAGAGCCTTGACGGCTCAGAGCAAGATCGACGGCAAGATGACAGCCGAATTGTGTACTTCGTGGTGTGCTGCTTCGGGCTACACATATGCTGGGttggagggtgagtgaacaGCAACATCTGATCCAGTCTTTGATCTCAACCAGAACTGACTTTGATCCACTTTTTGTTTTTGTTGCTCGTCCAAATAGCCAGAAATCAATGTTTCGTAAGTCGTCGATCCTGGCACGACCACACCCGTCTAAGCCTGTGGCGGTCGATTTTGGTTTTTGGTTTTGCAAGTGTGGAGGCTGACTGTGTCTCCGCCACACCTTATTCTTGGCACCGTATCTCATCGCAGTGCGACAACTCATTGAAGAACGGATTAGGCGCTGCTGCCGCAGCATCCGATTGCTCTTATGCGTGCGACGGAAACAGCGCCGAGTCTTGTGGAGGCTACTACAAGCTTAATCGTGGGTTTATAGCGACATTCTCCGACAGAAAGCATATCCTCTATTGTTCTTGTGTTAACGAATCATGACCGCAAATTGCAGTCTGGCGAGCTGCCTCAGCTGTTGCTCCTACTTCCTCAAAAGCAGCTGCCACTCCCACCAGCACTTCGAAGGCAGCTGTTGCCACACCTACTGCTACTCCAGCCTCGGCATCGTCCGGCAGCGGTTACAGCCTCATGGGCTGTTATTCCGACTCGGGCAGCGATCGAACATTGACAGGAACTGAAATGGAATCGTATTCCTTGACCACCGCATCGTGTGCTAGCTACTGCTCCTCGAAAGGCTTCGCTTACGCCGGTACATCATACGGCAAGCAAGTGAGTGAAGCTGCTTCTGCATGCATCTTCAAAGACTTCGTACTGATACAACCTTGCTCGATAGTGCTTCTGTGGAAACTCCGTCCCTGCTGCCAGGAAACAAGCTACTGAGTCAGGATGCTCTTACGCCTGCACCGGCGATAGCTCCGCCAAGTGTGGTGGATATTACTACCTCGATGTCTATGCTCTCGGTGGTACTGCTGCGACCTCTACTAGCAAAGCTGCGGTCACCACCAGCACGAGCTCGGCCGCTGCCACGAGCTCCGCTCCTGCCGGCGCTGCTGGATCTGTCACATTTGGCGTTGCCTCACCTCCTGCTGCCACCGGTACGAAGGCGCTTTACGCCCATCACATGGTCGGTAACACGTATTCGTACACCCAATCCACTTGGGCAGACGATATCAATCAAGCTCACAACTCAGGCTTGGACGGTTTTGCCTTGAACTACGGTTCTGACTCTTGGCAGCCTGCTCGACTCGCCGACGCTTATGCTGCCGCCAAAGCGCAAGGCAACTTCAAGTTGTTCCTATCCTTGGATGTGTCTTCTCTCGGTTGTGGTTCCGCAGACGCGGCCGCCAACCTGGTCAACACCATCGCGACCTACGCCACCAACACCGCTCAAGCGAAGTACAATGGCAAAGTCCTCGTCTCGACTTTTGCCGGCGAGAACTGTCAGTTCGGTCAAGGCTCGGTCAACGCCGGATGGACTTACTTCCGAACGCTCCTAACCAACAAGGGCATCTCGGTCTATTTCGTCCCCGCCATCTTCTCTGACCCCTCGACGTTCAAGAGCAACGcgtggatggatggtgaATTCAACTGGAACGGTGCATGGCCCATGGGCGCCGATGCCCTTACGACCGCCAGCGACTCAAGCTACATGTCTGCCTTGGGCTCAAAGGGTTATATGGCAGCTGTTTCGCcagccttcttcacctACTATTCCCCCAGCAGTTACAACAAGGACTGGATCTACCGATCCGACGATTGGTTGATCGCCAGGAGGATGGAACAGCTGGTCGCTATGAGGAATCACGTGGATCTCGCAGAGATCATTTCCTGGAACGGTGAGTGTGATTGGTCCGATGAGGTCTGCGGCTTGGCTGACTGCCGTGCGTTATTTCTCAGACTACGGAGAGTCCCACTACATTGGTCCTATCCGTGCCGATCAGCCCAACTCTCAAGGATGGACCAACGGCATGCCTCACAGTGAGTAGACTCTGTAGACCTGATTTTTCCTCTTACACTGACATACCTGGCCCTCTGTTCAGCCGCATGGCTCAACGTCATCGCATTCTACGCCAACGCATTCAAGACAGGACATTAcgccaccacctccgaCTCGATGGTCTTCTGGACCCGACCTCATCCCAAGGGCGCGACCGccacttctccttccatgGCCAAACCTACCCGATGGGAAGACACCGATGACTTGCTCTACGCTTGGATCACGCTCAAATCCCCGGCGACCGTCACCGTGTACAGCGGTTCCAACTCGGTCAGCTGGAACTTGAACACTGGAGTCAACAAGGTCAGCGTGAAGAGTGCGCCTGGCGTGATTGGGGGAAAGATCGTGAGAGGTGGAGCGACGACCGTGTCTTACGACTCGACGGGTCAATTCACCTATGTCGCGTGAGTAGTCTTTCTGCCACAATGTCGGCGAACAGCGGACGGGACTGACAGGATCTATCGCATCGTTAAAGGACACCGAGGGATTACAACTTCAACTACTTTGTCGCTTCGGCATAAGTTGAACGTCACAACTCCCATCTGCGGCTCCGACTTCCTACATCcccaacctcctcctcctccttcctcctcgcttgTCGAAACTTGCCCTCTCGACACTTGCAGGTCAATCATCGGAATGGGTCAACAAACAAATAAAAAATCAAATCCAAATTCAAACAAATATAGAGGGTTTTAGGTCTTTTTTAAtctttctccatcttcgtaATTAAACAAACAGGACTTTTATATTCTTCTCCGTATTCGAATCACTCCCGGTGAGGACACCAGCGTCAGACGCTCTTGTATTGTCAAAGATCCCGATTGTGGACATGCCAAATGCATTGCATTGCTCGGTCAGTATCGGATCGGTTACAGAGCACCGTTGCATCGCAATCGGATGCACAAAGCCATGTTACATAGCATGGTCGAAACGCAGATCAGATAATGGTCACTGGTCACTCCATCACTCCCGTAGCCAAGCCTGACTTCTCattttcttctcctgagccttcttcctgaATCGTTCCTGCAGTAAAGACGTCGATTAGCTAGCTGTTGCTCGCAATCACCGAGACTTCGATAACGACACGTGAAGCTGGATCCAGGGCAGATTAGACAATGAGGGGTAGGCTGAGTAGCACGCTTTGCCCGCCCTCACCTGCCCTCTCATCGCACCGCACAACATGACAGGGTTGTAACCTCTCAAGGGGtgatcctttcttccccctcccctcctcaACGACAAGACATGGATGGGAATCCCAAAcccgcactcaccatgtcTTTCTTtgtgatcttcttcttccctcctaTCCccaactcctcctccctcttcctcttggcgttctcttccgccctctcctgctcccaCGCCTCCACATCGAAGTAATGGCTATTCATCCTCTTGGCGCGATTGTACTCGTCCAGATGGTCCACGTTGTAGGTATGATCTGAAGGGGTGAATTGACCTGTTCGGGCGTTGAAAGCGGCGTGTTGGACCCCGTCGCCTCCTTGGCCGGAAGCCAGGCCGGCCCGAGCGgcaggagagagaaggaaagcgAGAGCTGGATCAATCTCGGGTATACCGCCGAATGTCCCTGCACCACCAGCACCGGACGTCGAGGCTGAGGTAGAGGAGGGATACGGTGATTGTTGCGTTGGGAGTTGGGGTACTGGTTCGTTAGGTAACGGTGGGGCGTCATTGATGCTTGATGTATCGTTACCGTCTTCAAGGGGATTGGTCCATGACACTTCGCCAGATTTCGTGTTCCAGAAATACCAAGCTGTACCAGACCAACATCACATCAGCTCATTTGCACCTACACCTCCCCTCTGCAGTGCCAATATACAGTAGCTGATCGCGCTGAGACAGTCatgatcaactcaccacttTGTTCAGGTGACCAAACAGCTTGCCATGGATgagcttgttcttcttccccttcaacATCTTTCGCCTTCgccttgcccttgcccttgcctTTGCCTTTCCCCGTATCGTCCACATCACCCGGTAATCGCTCGACAGATGGATCCCatacttcctcttcttcctcttcctcctcgtcatcgacgCCTAAAGAGTTGATAGGTTGATCACTGGGTTTGGCGGACCCCTCGGATTCATCTTTGGATCTGGATTTGGATCTGGATTTGGATGTGCTCGTTGAGTTACTTGCAGGTGGAGGCGACGGCGATGGGGAAGAATTGGCGTCTTCCACCGTCACTTTTCGagtcgaagatgacatgGGGGTTCTTGTTACCGCTTGGGTCAGGCGCGGATTATCATATAGTAGAGTGCGAAAGAAGACATTCAATGATCAATTCATAAATCAGGATGTAGAGAGGATGAGCGTCGTTCGCTGCACCTTCTAGAATTTGCTTCCGTTCAACCCGATCCAGGTGGCGGCCCAGCACACATCGTTTCTGCCATCTCTAAATGCAATTCGAACCCCGCGTATATCTTCAGTGAATGCTCAGACCAGCACGCGGTATCGAACATGCATGGTATGATATCTTCCCAGAACCCCTATCACGAGCGCGCCACTTCCATACAACACTATACAACTCCCCGCTCAGTCGGAAATCACAATGATCTCCGGAACTTGGTTCTCCTTCTGCGAATCGCCGTCACGAACGTATCTCCTTTTTTGAGACGGTTTACTTCTCGTGCTCTGTCCCGAACTACGTACCGATGTCGACGCAGACGATCTGGGCGCTGTGGCTATCTTGAGGCGAGAAGGCGGGATCGTGTTAGCCATTGCTTCTGCCGCATCCACATGTCGGATGAAGCTTTCATCCacttcgccatcttcttcgttcacttcatcttcatcttcgtccggATCGTAGAAACGTTTTATGGTGTTTCTACTGGTCTCCTGTTTTGTATTGCTCGAGAGGGCTTCAACATGATCCAGCTGGCGAATCATCGACTCATCGAGAAACATgacgtcttcgtcgtccgtGTCGTAACCACTGGTTCGGCGAGGGCCGTTCATACCTTTCGACGCTCCCGCTTCGACTTCATCGATGTGCCTGAAAAAGCTCTCGTCGGCTTCACCATCGAACAAGTCTGCCTCGTCCATTTCGGCGTCAAACTCATCGTCAATGTCGTAGTTGACTTCAGGTACCAACTGGTACAACTTTTCTACACGCGCGCTTGCCGCTTTGCCAGCAGCACGCGTCGACTTCCTCGGTGTAAACGATGGTGCTTGGTCGATAGGTATTGAAGGCTTACGGCTggatgatgctgatggaGTTGGTCTTACAGAGGGCCGACGAACAGGAGTAGGTTTGACAATGGGTGgtggcgaagatgaaggCTGTGGCGCCTGAGCAGggcgagatggatgagggCGATTTGGTTGATTCTGGTAtgctggaggaggatcggACGGCACGTCGAGACCCAGAGCACGACGTCGGGCAATCGCAGCGGCTGAGAGCTGGGGTTGTGGCTGGGCTGGTGCGGTGCCAAACGCCATAGCAGGTGCAGCTCGCGGAGCTGCACGTGGCACCTCGACCTGAGGGATAGGTCGCGGTACCTCTGGAAGATCCgcctcttcgatctctaGCTTGCCCATCCGTCTTTTGAGGTGATTGACGAATTGTACTCTTTGTAACGCTTCGAGATGTTCGACGAAGCTCTCGATTACCTGAGTATCATCcggcgagagaagaagtatGTCCCCAAGGCATCTTACATTCTGCACGAGAAGCTACAAGAGTCGATCATCAGCTACTTGACTCTTTGACTTTGAGATTTTGTGGACAGCTGACTCCCTACTTACCTTGCAGCCTAGGGAAGTCTGTCCCAGAACCAGCTGTCCAATTCTCTTGTACTCCATCGCCCTCATggtccttctcccatcccctACTTCCAGTCGTAACATACCCCTAGGATAAGGCGGGACCTtgccatcatcttcgtctgcttcttcgtcctcgtcgtcgtccagACGTCGTATCCTGCTTGCTCCCGATAACACCTCTGAGCGCTGTTCCATGACAGTCTGAATTTGGAAAGCGGACGACCCGACTTCGAATATAGCATGGATCTGAAGGAGTGTAGGATGAGGGAAAAGTATACGATTGTGCAAGTTCCCAGGGGGAATCGCTCGGGATTCCAAAGTCGATAACGCGAGGTCGGAATGGAGATATTGCGTATGCTAGAGATGAGCGGTCAGCTCGTACCTAGGTGTCTCGAGGAGAAATATACGTACCAGATCATCAACGGTCACTTCTCCGCCAGCATCCTTTAGCGCTTGCACAATTTCCCGTACCCAAGCCTGTGATTCGCCTAGGCCATGAGCGATTCGAGGTCAACCTCACTGGTAGATAGACGGCTCACCGGATCGACCTCTGGCAAGGGGTAGGTCTTCTTGAGAGAAGCTACGAAGCGAGAAATGTCCGTCATCTTGCCTCGTCTGAGGATTGTGCCCTCATTGTGGATGTGTGAGCCTTGTAAAAGTGTcacgaagaggaaggaaagacgacgagataTTGGAAAGTTGACGGTGTTGTACAGTCTTTGGTGGCGTCATTTTATCGTTCGCGCGTTTTCACTCCTCAAAACATGACATGATTGGGATGGGATTTTCAAGCCGAGAGCCGAGATTCCaccccatctcctctcactccttcttctcctccatctcttcttcatctccacgATCCGTAGTATCACTGTAGCCATCGACACTCCCACAAGATGATAATCAGACATCAAGCACGAGTGATATCTCGCTCCCTCTCTCGCACGATGTATcgttctccctccctcgCGCAAAGGATAGTCACTCCACCCTGTCCGGCTTGTCGATCACCTTTGATCTTGACCGCTATCCGAGCAAACTCCACACAGTCTGGACAACCTCGTCCGCCTCCTGAATCCAAATCTGCTCCTCCCATAGGCGATCAAAGTACTTCAGACAGACCATTCAAAGGTTGGTCATTTGGTTCTCCTCCGCAATCCTCTCATTTCCAAGTCTGTCATCTGTATAAGAGCTGTAAAGCTCaccaatctcctccactaCTCGTGTCGGTTATCGTCAAGCAGAGAAAGTAGCTCAAGCTTGGTCTACCCCAACCCGATGGTATCCTATCCCCGTTGCGCTCGGTGCACTCGTCCTCTTAGCTGTTCAATATCGAAAACAGACAAGAAGCGGGATCGAAGTCGAAACGCAAGACGAGAACGGTGCCGTGGTCAAGAAATCTGGCAAGAGAGTGGATGGTCCTTGGCAGGTGCGCTCATCGctttgtcgttgtcgtgTTGTCGCAGAATTGATGGGCGATAAGTCGGCTAACGATCTCGCATGTACGTGTAGGTCAGAGTTCTGGGCGCATTgcctcttcgatctctaTCCCAATTGTGGGGTTATCTTAACGGTCTTGTCCTCCCCGTCTGGTTCAGACCGTTCGGATTCAAGCTCTACTCTGCGATCTTCGGATGTAATCTTGATGAAGTGCCAAAAGACTTGACGGAGTATGATAGTCTGGGTAGTTTCTTCTAcagggagatgaaggcGGGTGCGAGACTAATCGCCGATGCgccgatggtgagttggacgGCTTCAGACTCACATCTGTTTAGTCGACATGCTGACACGATCtctactcaccttgtcagGTGTCTCCCGCTGACGGCAAAGTTCTCCATTACGGAGAGATCGTTGGGGAGCGGGTGGAACAAGTCAAGGGGATCACCTACTCGCTTCAAGCCTTACTTGGATCGGAATCATCTCTTCATGGCGAGACCACCTCCATACCTCGACGCAATAGCAACACCGATGCTTCCGACGGGAGCACATCGCCTCCTCTGAGGAAGGAATCTGAGTCTGCGATCGTCAACGATGAGGAGTTTGCCAACATCAACGATATCCCTTATTCCCTCTCATCACTGCTCGGACGAGGTGCAGGATCTGGCGAATCGAAGTCGTTCGACGATGCTTCGCTTCCCAAGACATCCGACAAAGAAGCAGATGCGAGTCATCCGCCTTCTGGTCAAAATGTTACCCATGATGCGAGTGTAGCGGCGAGACTGGGAACTTCAGCCATGTCAAGTAAGACTGGACCGAACTCTGAATTGCCTCGACTGGACGAAAACAACAAATTGTTCTTCTTGGTGGTCTACCTCGCACCGGGAGATTACCATCGATTCCATTCGCCTACTTCATGGGTCGTCGAGCGTCGAAGACATTTCACGggcgatctcttctcggtGTCACCCTACATCGCCAATCGGATGAAAGACCTTTTCGTCCTGAACGAACGTGTCGCTTTGCTGGGACGATGGAAACACGGTTTCTACTCGATGGTGCCTGTTGGAGCGACGAATGTCGGATCAATCAAAATCAATTTC comes from the Kwoniella newhampshirensis strain CBS 13917 chromosome 6, whole genome shotgun sequence genome and includes:
- a CDS encoding phosphatidylserine decarboxylase — protein: MIIRHQARVISRSLSRTMYRSPSLAQRIVTPPCPACRSPLILTAIRANSTQSGQPRPPPESKSAPPIGDQSTSDRPFKEKVAQAWSTPTRWYPIPVALGALVLLAVQYRKQTRSGIEVETQDENGAVVKKSGKRVDGPWQVRVLGALPLRSLSQLWGYLNGLVLPVWFRPFGFKLYSAIFGCNLDEVPKDLTEYDSLGSFFYREMKAGARLIADAPMVSPADGKVLHYGEIVGERVEQVKGITYSLQALLGSESSLHGETTSIPRRNSNTDASDGSTSPPLRKESESAIVNDEEFANINDIPYSLSSLLGRGAGSGESKSFDDASLPKTSDKEADASHPPSGQNVTHDASVAARLGTSAMSSKTGPNSELPRLDENNKLFFLVVYLAPGDYHRFHSPTSWVVERRRHFTGDLFSVSPYIANRMKDLFVLNERVALLGRWKHGFYSMVPVGATNVGSIKINFDEALRTNTRKLTHPAHTYAEAVYSSASVLKGQPLLAGEEMGGFRLGSTIVLVFEAPKEWKFTVKAGEKVKVGQALGKIE